The following proteins come from a genomic window of Trifolium pratense cultivar HEN17-A07 linkage group LG4, ARS_RC_1.1, whole genome shotgun sequence:
- the LOC123919823 gene encoding receptor-like protein 19 produces MGWLLLFLHLLLFHFLSSSSSSFNFLCHDDESSALLQFKSSFNITTYSIYCDETASKTATWKNGTDCCLWHGVTCHNISGHVVGLNLICEGIKGEVPIQISHLPKLESLHLSENELVWKETTLKRLVQNATNLKELFLEQTDMPSIRPDSVDLIFNQSSSLVTLNLQQTGLSGKLKKSLLCLPNIQELDMSGNDNLEGQLLELSCSTSLRISDFSDCQFNGPIPQSFSNLTHLTSLILSRNNLIGSIPSSLLTLPHLTYLDASYNALSGQIPNVFRKSNRFQKLDLSYNKIGGLLPTSTFHAHFLSVKQTIYISFSL; encoded by the exons ATGGGGTGGTTGCTTCTGTTTTTGCATCTTTTGCTCTTCCATTttctatcttcttcttcttcttctttcaatttcttATGTCATGATGATGAGAGCTCTGCTTTGCTTCAATTCAAGTCTTCCTTCAATATAACTACTTACTCTATTTATTGCGATGAAACTGCTTCAAAAACAGCAACATGGAAAAATGGGACTGATTGTTGCTTGTGGCATGGTGTCACATGTCACAACATCTCTGGTCACGTGGTTGGCCTCAACCTTATCTGTGAAGGCATTAAAG GTGAAGTTCCTATTCAAATCTCACATCTTCCTAAATTAGAATCACTTCATCTCTCTGAAAATGAGTTGGTTTGGAAAGAGACTACCTTGAAGAGGCTTGTACAAAATGCAACCAATTTAAAAGAACTATTTTTGGAACAAACTGATATGCCTTCAATAAGACCAGACTCTGTAGATTTGATCTTCAATCAATCTTCCTCTTTGGTTACACTTAATCTTCAACAAACAGGATTAAGtggaaaattgaaaaagagtcttcTTTGTTTACCAAATATTCAAGAGCTAGATATGTCAGGCAATGACAACCTTGAAGGCCAACTTCTAGAATTGAGTTGCAGCACTTCTCTCAGAATCTCTGATTTCTCTGATTGTCAATTCAATGGGCCAATTCCTCAGTCTTTTTCTAACTTAACACACCTTACTTCCCTAATTCTTTCAAGAAATAATCTTATCGGTTCAATCCCATCCTCACTTTTAACTCTTCCGCATCTAACTTATTTGGATGCCTCTTACAATGCTCTTAGTGGTCAAATCCCAAATGTATTTCGCAAGTCAAATAGATTTCAAAAATTAGACTTGAGTTACAACAAAATTGGTGGTCTGCTGCCAACGTCTACATTTCATGCACACTTTCTTTCAGTCAAACAAACAATCtacatttcattttcattatga